Proteins from a genomic interval of Symmachiella macrocystis:
- a CDS encoding glycosyltransferase → MLQVCNVGRIMGGTAACAWTVVRSLPEFQHTVVFLSRVAADTRVVFDDCEIEQWDKVTAARVRSSGADVVLLHNTSARRAEGPLPVATLLYQHSRITPAASDLRVYCSRLLAECCGAEADTVLHQAVPTPIGRERRFDTRALRGRPVVGRLCTPAPRKWPEMLVEFYAELAQRHPEVAWEFVGCPAKLKDPLRTACAGQAQFFEAAWSARERLLHWDALLYHHPTLTESFGRTAAEALRAGCIPIVDRRGGFQEQLVDGCGHLCTSVGEFSNAIATLFDPGEKLRQSRSCRAHGDREFSLQRFREELLGRLRALAVGETA, encoded by the coding sequence ATGTTGCAGGTGTGTAATGTGGGGCGGATCATGGGGGGGACGGCGGCGTGCGCGTGGACGGTGGTTCGCAGTTTGCCGGAGTTTCAACACACGGTTGTATTTCTCAGCCGCGTAGCTGCGGACACGCGGGTGGTGTTTGATGATTGTGAAATCGAACAATGGGACAAAGTAACGGCAGCGCGCGTGCGTAGTAGCGGCGCGGATGTGGTCTTGTTGCACAATACCTCCGCCCGTCGCGCGGAAGGTCCTTTGCCCGTGGCGACGTTGCTGTATCAGCATTCGCGCATCACGCCGGCGGCGAGTGACTTGCGTGTTTATTGTTCGCGGTTGCTGGCGGAGTGCTGTGGCGCTGAGGCGGACACCGTGTTGCACCAAGCGGTGCCGACACCCATTGGGCGGGAGCGGCGATTCGACACACGCGCGTTGCGGGGCAGACCGGTGGTGGGGCGATTGTGTACGCCGGCGCCGCGGAAATGGCCGGAGATGCTGGTGGAGTTTTATGCGGAACTGGCGCAGCGACATCCGGAGGTCGCCTGGGAGTTCGTGGGGTGTCCAGCCAAGCTAAAAGATCCGCTGCGCACCGCTTGCGCGGGGCAGGCCCAGTTTTTTGAAGCGGCGTGGTCGGCTCGTGAACGTTTGTTGCATTGGGATGCGTTGTTGTACCACCATCCGACTCTCACGGAGTCGTTTGGACGGACGGCAGCCGAAGCGCTGCGGGCCGGTTGCATTCCGATTGTTGATCGTCGGGGGGGATTTCAGGAACAGCTTGTCGATGGCTGCGGACATCTGTGTACGAGTGTTGGAGAATTCAGCAACGCGATCGCGACGTTATTCGATCCGGGCGAAAAGTTACGTCAATCACGCAGTTGCCGCGCGCATGGTGATCGGGAGTTTTCGTTGCAGCGATTTCGGGAAGA
- a CDS encoding glycosyltransferase, whose product MLDTTIIIPQRGHADLTRHCLTSFREQDPAAWPVVIVDDGSPQTAAGLSVGDLSPGRLILQPHRGVSAAWNRGAAAARTPFLVFLNNDTISTGPWVDELVRPLRQKECVLTGVAMRIERALPASLLDRLAMRNYLAGWCFAIAASVFHELGGFDESLRVYWSDTDLQLRAASAADDSREVLRDVAGLPLVHLGHRTAHDGCLLPRQREQWCADRQVFIAKWQQLLAGGLSGLD is encoded by the coding sequence ATGCTCGATACGACCATCATCATCCCGCAGCGGGGACATGCGGATTTGACACGGCACTGTTTGACCAGTTTTCGCGAACAGGACCCTGCGGCTTGGCCGGTTGTCATTGTGGATGACGGGAGTCCGCAGACAGCGGCAGGGTTAAGCGTGGGGGATCTTTCTCCCGGGCGATTGATTTTACAACCGCACCGCGGGGTCTCGGCGGCTTGGAACCGTGGTGCGGCCGCGGCCAGGACACCGTTTTTGGTGTTTTTGAATAACGACACGATTTCCACGGGGCCGTGGGTCGACGAATTGGTGCGACCGTTGCGGCAGAAGGAGTGCGTCCTGACCGGTGTTGCCATGCGCATTGAGCGGGCGTTGCCCGCATCGCTGTTGGACCGGTTGGCGATGCGGAACTATCTGGCAGGGTGGTGTTTTGCGATCGCAGCTTCTGTATTTCACGAGCTGGGGGGATTCGATGAGTCGCTGCGCGTGTATTGGTCGGACACCGATTTGCAGTTGCGCGCGGCATCGGCGGCGGATGATTCCCGAGAAGTGCTGCGGGATGTTGCCGGGTTACCGTTGGTGCATTTGGGGCATCGCACGGCGCATGACGGCTGCCTTTTGCCGCGGCAGCGCGAGCAATGGTGCGCGGACCGTCAGGTGTTTATTGCGAAGTGGCAGCAGCTTCTTGCGGGTGGTCTGTCCGGGCTTGACTGA
- a CDS encoding phage major capsid protein, whose product MQGQSLRGLVESLGAEGFYQKVCGLLNERKISVDDFSYYELADACGVLPDLRRLNEMASPVSSPLHVLRESSPGVSTNLFQVVTGELIGRKVIEGYEDDSGFIGDKLVSVMPSRLRNQKIAGFKALAGPTEVSEGHPYEESTFEEKYVTSEESKQGRILTINEELIAFDQTGEINRRAMALGFYLRQERERTIVRGVTDADAASSKFVYRPNGAGQALYKTDGSNRNWVGSGNTTSTAFNSAVPLADWTDVDTVLQYRATEVTDDRIDGTARPIVMPVKHMLVPEALRGTAMSVANSTQVTVTSGDNETTFANPIHGLAEVLSSPFIDEQGGQAVNDWYLGDFARQFVWTEIWPVQTFLQRADSESAFDRDVVLRVKVRYYGGVSAVDTSFVTKVDGA is encoded by the coding sequence ATGCAGGGGCAGAGTTTGAGGGGGTTGGTGGAATCCTTGGGGGCGGAGGGGTTTTATCAGAAGGTGTGTGGGCTGCTCAATGAGCGAAAGATTTCGGTTGATGATTTTAGCTATTACGAGCTGGCGGACGCTTGCGGGGTGCTGCCTGATTTGCGGCGGTTGAATGAGATGGCTTCGCCGGTTTCGAGTCCGCTACATGTGTTGCGGGAATCGTCGCCGGGGGTGAGTACGAATCTGTTTCAGGTTGTGACGGGGGAGCTGATCGGGCGGAAGGTGATTGAGGGTTACGAAGACGACTCGGGATTCATCGGCGACAAATTGGTCTCGGTGATGCCGAGCCGATTGCGGAATCAGAAGATCGCCGGCTTTAAGGCGTTGGCGGGGCCGACGGAGGTTTCTGAAGGGCATCCGTATGAGGAGTCGACGTTTGAGGAGAAGTACGTCACCTCGGAGGAATCGAAGCAGGGGCGGATTCTGACGATCAACGAAGAGTTGATTGCCTTTGACCAGACGGGTGAAATCAATCGCCGTGCGATGGCGCTGGGGTTTTATCTGCGGCAGGAGCGCGAGCGGACGATCGTGCGGGGCGTGACCGACGCCGATGCGGCGAGCTCGAAGTTTGTCTATCGGCCGAACGGGGCCGGTCAGGCGTTGTATAAGACCGATGGTTCGAATCGGAACTGGGTGGGCAGCGGGAATACGACGTCGACGGCGTTTAACAGTGCGGTGCCGCTGGCGGATTGGACCGATGTCGACACGGTGTTGCAGTACCGGGCGACGGAAGTTACGGACGATCGGATCGACGGGACGGCTCGACCGATAGTGATGCCGGTCAAGCACATGTTGGTGCCCGAAGCCTTGCGGGGGACGGCGATGAGCGTCGCGAACTCAACGCAGGTCACCGTCACGAGCGGCGATAATGAGACAACGTTTGCGAATCCGATTCACGGTTTGGCCGAGGTGCTCAGTTCGCCGTTTATTGACGAGCAAGGGGGCCAGGCGGTCAACGACTGGTACCTGGGTGATTTTGCGCGGCAGTTTGTCTGGACGGAGATTTGGCCGGTGCAGACGTTCCTGCAGCGAGCGGACAGCGAATCGGCGTTTGATCGCGACGTGGTGTTGCGGGTCAAGGTGCGGTACTACGGCGGCGTTTCGGCGGTGGATACGTCGTTTGTGACGAAGGTGGATGGTGCTTGA
- a CDS encoding isocitrate/isopropylmalate dehydrogenase family protein: MRTFEIAVIEGDGIGVDVTREAIKVLEAAGGVDEAAFSWNYFPWGTDYYFEHGRMAAEDYLDQLAPHDALLLGAVGHPEVQDHITLNGLLLPIRRRFDQAICLRPAFLYEGVPSPLRDKPAESIDMLVFRENTEGEYANIGGRLYQHSDHDVAVQTSVFTRRGCERIIRAAFEKAMTRPRKRVASITKSNAQGYGMVLWDETFAEVAAEYPSIETESLLIDRAAMEFVRRPESFDVVVASNLFGDILTDLAAIVVGSMGLAASANIAIERQNLSMFEPVHGSAPDIAGQGIANPLAAILSAAMMLEHLELPRAAASVHAAVKMLLAEGELLPPDLGGTARTEVVGDRVAALVVGR, encoded by the coding sequence GTGCGAACATTTGAGATTGCGGTGATTGAAGGGGATGGGATCGGTGTCGATGTGACGCGGGAAGCGATCAAGGTGTTGGAAGCGGCTGGGGGGGTGGATGAAGCGGCGTTTTCTTGGAACTATTTTCCCTGGGGCACGGATTATTACTTTGAGCATGGGCGGATGGCGGCGGAGGATTATTTGGATCAATTGGCTCCGCACGATGCGTTGTTGTTAGGGGCAGTGGGGCATCCTGAGGTACAGGATCACATCACGCTCAACGGGTTGTTATTGCCGATCCGACGACGGTTTGATCAGGCGATTTGTTTGCGGCCGGCATTTTTGTACGAAGGCGTGCCCAGTCCGCTGCGGGATAAACCGGCGGAGTCGATCGACATGTTGGTCTTTCGGGAGAACACCGAAGGGGAGTATGCGAATATTGGTGGTCGGCTGTATCAGCATTCGGATCACGATGTGGCGGTGCAGACGTCGGTGTTTACGCGGCGGGGGTGCGAGCGGATTATTCGCGCGGCGTTTGAGAAGGCCATGACGCGTCCCCGCAAGCGGGTGGCTTCGATTACGAAGAGTAATGCGCAAGGGTACGGGATGGTGCTGTGGGACGAGACGTTTGCTGAGGTGGCTGCGGAGTATCCGTCGATTGAAACCGAATCGTTATTGATCGATCGTGCAGCCATGGAATTTGTGCGTCGGCCAGAGTCGTTTGATGTGGTGGTCGCCAGTAATTTGTTTGGGGATATTTTGACCGACTTGGCGGCGATTGTGGTGGGCAGTATGGGCTTGGCGGCGAGTGCGAATATTGCGATCGAGCGGCAAAACTTGAGCATGTTTGAACCGGTGCACGGGTCAGCGCCGGATATTGCGGGGCAGGGGATTGCCAATCCGTTGGCGGCGATTTTGTCGGCAGCGATGATGTTGGAGCATCTGGAATTGCCGCGTGCAGCTGCGTCGGTGCATGCGGCGGTGAAAATGTTGCTGGCTGAAGGGGAATTGTTACCGCCCGATTTGGGAGGGACGGCGCGGACGGAGGTGGTGGGGGATCGGGTGGCTGCGCTTGTTGTTGGGAGGTAG
- a CDS encoding MerR family transcriptional regulator, with translation MFTIGQFSKITALPVKTLRFYHEKNLLIPARVEAGTGYRYYDDRNTQTARVITALRALEFSLEEIAEILAQHDDDSDILHFLKHRKQSLQDRIERDRDIVATIERIVHNEQEARRTMSQAQFEIEEKTLPPQLVAGIRMQCRYDEIGTGFSQIGRKLGRHISGKPLCLYYDNEYREEDADLEPCMPLRKHVPVDGISVRELPGGRCVTLVHRGPYQQLGRSYERVLKHCADHGYEIQTPTREVYLKGPGMIFRGNPKNYLTEIQFLIQEPNPAP, from the coding sequence ATGTTCACCATCGGCCAATTTTCCAAAATCACTGCTCTACCAGTCAAAACTTTACGGTTCTATCACGAAAAGAATCTGCTCATTCCCGCCCGCGTCGAAGCCGGCACGGGATATCGTTATTACGACGACCGCAACACCCAAACCGCTCGCGTCATCACAGCACTCCGCGCACTCGAATTTTCACTCGAAGAAATCGCTGAAATCCTCGCCCAGCACGACGATGACTCCGACATTCTGCATTTTCTCAAGCACCGCAAACAGTCGCTACAAGATCGTATCGAACGCGACCGAGATATCGTTGCCACTATCGAACGCATTGTCCACAATGAACAGGAGGCCCGACGCACAATGTCTCAAGCGCAATTCGAAATCGAAGAGAAAACGCTCCCGCCCCAACTCGTCGCCGGGATCCGCATGCAGTGCCGCTACGACGAAATCGGCACCGGATTCTCCCAAATCGGCCGCAAACTAGGACGTCATATTTCCGGCAAACCACTCTGCCTCTACTATGACAACGAGTATCGCGAAGAGGACGCTGACCTCGAACCTTGTATGCCGCTTCGCAAACACGTTCCCGTCGATGGCATCTCTGTTCGCGAACTCCCCGGCGGCCGCTGCGTCACGCTCGTCCATCGCGGCCCCTATCAACAACTCGGCCGCTCCTATGAACGGGTGCTCAAACATTGCGCCGACCATGGCTACGAAATACAAACCCCGACCCGTGAAGTCTACCTCAAAGGACCCGGCATGATTTTCCGCGGCAACCCCAAAAACTACCTCACAGAAATCCAGTTCCTGATCCAGGAACCCAACCCTGCCCCGTAA
- a CDS encoding GrpB family protein, with protein sequence MASRYLFAEYSSDWPRMFEEEAARWREMLGELLVKVHHVGSTSVPGLSAKPVIDLLPEVRDIAEVEERAGKIVEFGYRAWGEYGLPGRQFFTKDAGEFRSHNIHVYETGNVEIVRHVAFCAYLRSHADELRDYESLKRAAYAAHPADIKGYCAFKDAWIKRVEPLAVAWYERESRAV encoded by the coding sequence GTGGCGAGCCGATATCTGTTTGCTGAATATTCGTCGGATTGGCCACGTATGTTTGAAGAGGAGGCGGCGCGGTGGCGGGAGATGTTGGGTGAGCTACTGGTGAAGGTGCATCATGTGGGAAGCACGTCGGTGCCGGGGTTGTCGGCGAAACCGGTGATTGATTTGCTGCCGGAGGTGCGTGATATTGCAGAAGTTGAAGAGCGCGCTGGAAAAATTGTGGAGTTCGGGTATCGCGCTTGGGGGGAATATGGATTGCCGGGGCGGCAATTTTTTACGAAGGATGCGGGGGAGTTTCGCTCGCATAATATTCACGTCTACGAGACGGGGAATGTTGAGATCGTGCGGCATGTGGCGTTTTGCGCGTATCTGCGGAGCCATGCCGATGAGCTGCGAGATTACGAATCGCTGAAGCGTGCTGCGTATGCCGCGCATCCGGCGGACATCAAGGGTTATTGCGCCTTCAAAGATGCGTGGATCAAACGGGTGGAGCCGTTGGCGGTGGCGTGGTATGAGCGGGAATCGCGGGCTGTTTGA
- a CDS encoding TolB family protein, whose product MQRLTQFTILLSFAFSSPALAEDSSNSEDPSPELSPLESKHLTNLRQVTSGLPRAGEGYFSTDGKQIIYQAYPVGYPFYQIYLQDLDKNDPRRISTGRGRTTCSYFNPDGKSLLFASAHTNPNLPTIERDARAITGRRRYQWDFDDFMDIYTCDLDGTNLKQLTDAPGYDAEGSYSSDGKQIVFTSNRDGDPDIFIMDADGSNVRQITNVDGYDGGPFFSPDDQWIIFRSDRDEEHMLQIFMISVDGKHEVQLTHNLKEVNWCPYFHPSGKYFVWSGADYSRGPTFAKFQLHVMDIDFKDGQPTAGTVTQITDSPAADVLPVFSPDGSKLMWTSTRGPKGTSQLWIADWKRNDDPPKSP is encoded by the coding sequence ATGCAACGCCTCACGCAATTCACAATACTCCTGTCATTCGCCTTCAGTTCGCCTGCACTGGCCGAGGATTCTTCCAATTCCGAGGACCCGTCACCCGAGCTCTCCCCGCTCGAATCCAAACATCTGACCAATCTCCGCCAAGTCACCTCCGGCCTCCCCCGCGCCGGCGAAGGTTACTTCTCGACAGACGGCAAACAGATCATCTACCAAGCCTACCCTGTCGGCTATCCCTTCTACCAAATTTATCTCCAAGACCTCGATAAAAATGACCCCCGCCGCATCAGTACCGGTCGCGGACGAACCACGTGTAGCTACTTCAATCCCGACGGCAAATCACTTCTGTTTGCCTCGGCCCACACCAACCCCAATCTCCCCACCATCGAACGCGACGCCCGTGCCATCACCGGCCGCCGCCGTTACCAGTGGGATTTCGATGATTTCATGGACATCTACACCTGCGACCTCGACGGCACCAACCTCAAACAACTGACCGATGCCCCTGGTTACGATGCCGAAGGCAGCTACTCCTCCGACGGCAAACAAATCGTCTTCACCTCCAACCGCGATGGCGATCCTGACATTTTCATCATGGATGCTGACGGCAGCAACGTTCGCCAAATCACCAACGTCGACGGCTACGATGGCGGCCCCTTCTTCTCGCCCGACGATCAATGGATCATCTTCCGTAGCGACCGTGACGAAGAACACATGCTGCAAATCTTCATGATCTCCGTCGACGGCAAACACGAAGTCCAACTGACCCACAACCTCAAAGAGGTCAATTGGTGCCCCTATTTCCACCCCAGCGGCAAATACTTCGTCTGGTCCGGCGCCGACTATTCCCGCGGACCAACGTTCGCCAAATTTCAACTCCACGTCATGGACATCGATTTCAAAGACGGCCAACCGACCGCCGGTACTGTCACCCAGATCACCGACAGCCCCGCCGCCGATGTGCTGCCCGTCTTCAGTCCCGACGGAAGCAAACTGATGTGGACCTCCACCCGCGGCCCCAAAGGTACTAGCCAACTCTGGATCGCCGACTGGAAACGCAACGACGATCCCCCCAAATCACCGTGA
- a CDS encoding ABC transporter substrate-binding protein, with product MNIAQQHTQRAAWFTRTLHIAAVLALLACSSCSRIDEEGKVLRLPLRADDPKSLDPVQGSTVYDNKATCQVYETLVQYKYLIRPPELEPLLLSEMPTISEDRLTYHFKLKPGVLFHDDPCFPEGKGRELVTDDVFYSWKRMADNGNNPKSWWLLKDTIKGFDEYREKQNAAVEAKQASFDYDAPVAGMQKINDHEFRVILKQPVQRFMWVLAMFQTAIVPREAVEEYGDRFGRHPVGTGAFTLAEEDWRPGQRMVFYKNPSYHPCYYPTEHMPSDVAAGWTKDAGKRLPLVDRLEFQFFVQDQPMWLSFRTGKIDYTQVPDEYFDEAFLKRTKTLRPKLVREGITTQNVELLDFIFRGFNMEDELLGGYGEKQKKLRQAISLAIDLDEFNEAFYSGINSVYDGPIPPGLEGFPPNGKADISYRGPNLERARQLLAEAGYPEGKGLPRIEFYTSSGRNNVEQTELLKRQLSKINVEINAQIVEFSTLIEKVHNKKAPFFGFAWGSDYPDAENNLALFYSPNAAPGSNSFNYSRPEYDRLYEQIRSMPPSPERTELYIKMRDMVIEDTPYTGSMGRTRFYLINPWLKNFKVTEDFYNWPKYLDVSQRGVYPSEN from the coding sequence ATGAACATCGCTCAACAACACACCCAACGCGCCGCATGGTTCACTCGCACGCTGCACATCGCCGCAGTGTTGGCACTCCTCGCTTGCTCCTCCTGTTCGCGCATCGATGAAGAAGGCAAGGTCTTACGTTTGCCATTGCGCGCCGACGACCCCAAATCGCTCGACCCGGTCCAAGGTTCAACGGTCTACGACAATAAAGCCACCTGCCAAGTCTACGAAACCTTAGTCCAATACAAGTACCTCATCCGTCCCCCGGAATTAGAACCGCTGTTGCTCAGCGAGATGCCCACAATTTCCGAGGACCGACTCACCTACCATTTCAAACTCAAACCGGGCGTCCTCTTCCACGATGACCCCTGTTTCCCCGAAGGCAAAGGTCGCGAACTAGTGACCGACGACGTCTTCTACTCTTGGAAACGGATGGCCGACAATGGCAACAACCCCAAGAGTTGGTGGCTGCTCAAAGACACCATCAAAGGTTTCGACGAATACCGCGAAAAACAAAACGCAGCCGTCGAAGCCAAACAGGCCTCCTTCGATTACGACGCACCAGTCGCCGGCATGCAAAAAATCAACGATCACGAATTTCGCGTGATTCTCAAGCAGCCCGTCCAGCGGTTCATGTGGGTGCTCGCCATGTTCCAAACCGCGATCGTCCCCCGCGAGGCGGTCGAGGAGTACGGGGATCGCTTTGGCCGGCATCCCGTGGGAACCGGTGCGTTTACCCTCGCCGAAGAAGACTGGCGGCCCGGACAGCGGATGGTCTTTTACAAAAACCCCAGCTACCACCCCTGCTATTACCCCACTGAACACATGCCGAGCGATGTCGCCGCCGGCTGGACCAAAGACGCAGGCAAACGCTTGCCGCTCGTCGACCGCCTGGAGTTCCAATTCTTTGTCCAAGACCAACCGATGTGGCTATCGTTTCGCACCGGAAAAATCGACTACACACAAGTCCCCGATGAATACTTTGACGAAGCCTTTCTCAAACGCACCAAAACATTGCGGCCCAAATTAGTCCGCGAAGGCATCACCACACAGAACGTGGAATTGCTCGACTTCATCTTCCGCGGATTCAACATGGAAGACGAATTGTTGGGTGGCTATGGCGAGAAACAAAAAAAACTCCGCCAGGCCATTTCGCTGGCCATCGATCTGGACGAATTCAACGAAGCCTTTTACAGCGGCATCAACTCCGTCTACGACGGCCCCATCCCCCCCGGACTAGAAGGCTTTCCCCCCAACGGCAAAGCCGACATCAGCTATCGCGGCCCCAACTTGGAACGCGCCCGGCAACTGCTCGCCGAAGCGGGATATCCAGAAGGCAAAGGCTTACCCAGAATCGAATTCTATACAAGTAGCGGAAGAAACAACGTTGAGCAGACCGAATTACTGAAACGTCAACTCTCCAAAATCAATGTGGAAATCAACGCTCAGATCGTCGAATTCTCCACCCTGATCGAAAAAGTACACAACAAGAAGGCCCCCTTCTTCGGATTCGCCTGGGGTTCCGACTACCCCGATGCAGAAAACAACCTCGCCCTGTTTTACAGCCCCAACGCCGCCCCCGGTTCCAACAGCTTTAATTACAGCCGCCCGGAATACGACCGCCTGTACGAACAGATCCGCAGCATGCCCCCCTCTCCCGAACGGACGGAACTCTACATCAAAATGCGGGACATGGTCATCGAAGACACCCCTTACACTGGCTCCATGGGTCGCACGCGGTTTTATCTGATCAACCCCTGGCTGAAAAACTTCAAAGTCACCGAAGACTTCTACAACTGGCCCAAATACCTAGACGTCAGCCAGCGCGGTGTGTATCCCTCAGAGAACTAA
- a CDS encoding ABC transporter permease, whose protein sequence is MWSYIIRRLIYYIPVYLGVILMVMAILRIQDPVAIHLGKNATPEKIAVTQKAFGLDKPFMTQYATFLKKLVTFDFTEQSWDFPGVTVGSMIRRSIVPSLSITVPALILTTILSICVGMISAYYRGRTVDKTLVFFAVLGMCISVLVYIILGQYFGAYLIYKKTGHELFAIQGYEPGLQYWAHYCLLPVLISVIVAMGYDTRFYRAVMVEETGRDYIKTARAKGVTKRKVMFVHMLKNAMIPIVTQVMITLPFLITGSIVLEMYFGIPGMGRALIMAVNAKDFPVIQAFTAVFAALFIFTIILTDVLYALVDPRIRLS, encoded by the coding sequence ATGTGGTCCTACATCATTCGCCGTTTGATCTATTACATCCCCGTCTATCTGGGTGTCATCCTGATGGTCATGGCCATCCTCCGTATCCAGGATCCGGTGGCGATCCATCTGGGCAAAAACGCCACGCCGGAAAAAATCGCAGTCACGCAAAAAGCCTTCGGTTTAGACAAGCCGTTCATGACGCAATATGCCACGTTTCTGAAAAAACTCGTCACATTCGACTTCACCGAACAAAGCTGGGATTTCCCCGGCGTCACTGTCGGCAGCATGATCCGCCGCTCGATCGTTCCCAGCCTCTCCATCACCGTTCCGGCGCTCATCCTGACCACGATCCTCTCCATTTGCGTCGGCATGATCTCCGCCTATTACCGCGGGCGGACCGTCGACAAAACATTGGTCTTTTTCGCTGTCTTGGGCATGTGCATCAGCGTGTTAGTCTACATCATTTTAGGACAATACTTCGGAGCCTATTTGATCTACAAAAAGACCGGACATGAACTCTTCGCCATTCAAGGCTACGAGCCGGGACTCCAGTACTGGGCGCATTACTGCCTGCTTCCCGTGTTGATCTCGGTCATCGTCGCCATGGGCTACGACACACGCTTCTACCGCGCAGTGATGGTCGAGGAAACCGGCCGCGATTACATCAAAACCGCCCGCGCCAAAGGGGTCACCAAACGCAAAGTCATGTTCGTGCACATGCTCAAAAACGCCATGATCCCCATCGTCACCCAGGTGATGATCACCCTCCCCTTTTTAATCACCGGCTCAATCGTACTCGAAATGTACTTCGGGATTCCCGGCATGGGGCGGGCGCTGATCATGGCCGTCAATGCCAAAGACTTCCCGGTGATCCAAGCCTTCACCGCTGTCTTCGCCGCTCTATTCATCTTCACCATCATTCTCACCGATGTGCTCTACGCCCTGGTTGATCCGAGGATTCGCCTCTCATGA
- a CDS encoding ABC transporter permease — MILNWKESRAARKFFRSRSSILALLVISAYLAIAVVILVPEMYFDFRSWQDKDYTPPKNYGFINLEQTEGRVGTKNMPGFFLQPEPEKRLQHCEQLLEIVDRALKNPDPQTALAEIDFGTLKVADLPQPELKTLVDQGWKTFDTLATSANLNEAPEQLSKLAELEQIVNQLYPPPTGWQGAWRSFEMLLGTDRQGRSIMLRAIYSIKVAMQIGIVTALFAVLFGGFLGVAAGFFGGWVDHLVIWLYTTFSSIPNLVLLVLLAYMFTGTTWDGTLIPVYVAFGLTFWIGPCRVLRGETLKIKELEYVQAATAMGCGRVYIMLRHIIPNTAHLLLINFSLLFIGAIKSEVILSFLGLGVKRGPSWGIMISQSGSEVINSFFWQIGAATAFMFGLVLAFNIVSDALQDAFDPRHQ, encoded by the coding sequence ATGATTTTGAATTGGAAAGAATCCCGGGCCGCCCGAAAATTCTTCCGCAGCCGGTCATCGATCCTGGCGCTGCTCGTCATTTCCGCTTATCTGGCAATCGCGGTCGTGATCCTGGTACCGGAAATGTATTTCGATTTCCGCAGCTGGCAGGATAAAGACTACACACCTCCGAAAAATTACGGGTTCATCAATTTGGAGCAAACCGAAGGCCGGGTCGGCACCAAAAACATGCCCGGATTCTTTCTCCAGCCGGAACCGGAAAAACGCTTGCAACACTGCGAGCAACTGTTAGAAATCGTCGACCGCGCGCTCAAGAACCCCGATCCACAAACTGCCCTTGCTGAAATCGATTTCGGCACCCTCAAAGTCGCCGACCTGCCCCAGCCGGAATTGAAAACCCTGGTCGATCAAGGTTGGAAGACCTTCGACACTTTGGCCACCAGTGCTAACCTCAACGAAGCGCCCGAGCAGTTATCTAAACTGGCCGAATTAGAGCAAATCGTCAATCAACTCTACCCGCCACCCACTGGCTGGCAGGGGGCTTGGCGCAGCTTTGAAATGCTTTTGGGAACCGACCGCCAAGGACGCTCCATCATGTTGCGGGCGATCTACTCCATCAAAGTCGCCATGCAAATCGGCATCGTCACCGCTCTGTTCGCCGTCTTATTTGGCGGTTTCCTGGGAGTCGCTGCCGGATTTTTCGGCGGCTGGGTCGACCATCTGGTGATCTGGCTTTACACCACCTTTTCCTCGATCCCCAACCTCGTCCTCTTGGTGCTGTTGGCCTATATGTTCACCGGCACCACCTGGGACGGCACGCTGATTCCCGTCTATGTCGCCTTCGGACTCACCTTTTGGATCGGTCCCTGCCGCGTATTACGAGGCGAGACGCTAAAGATCAAAGAGCTGGAATACGTCCAGGCGGCCACAGCCATGGGTTGCGGGCGAGTCTACATCATGCTGCGGCACATCATCCCCAACACAGCTCACTTACTTCTGATCAACTTTTCACTGCTCTTCATCGGCGCGATCAAGTCCGAAGTCATCCTCAGTTTTCTAGGACTGGGCGTCAAACGCGGACCAAGCTGGGGCATCATGATCAGTCAGTCCGGATCGGAAGTCATCAACAGCTTCTTCTGGCAAATCGGCGCAGCCACCGCCTTCATGTTCGGCCTAGTCCTCGCCTTCAACATAGTCTCCGACGCCCTACAAGACGCCTTCGACCCCCGACACCAGTGA